A region from the Medicago truncatula cultivar Jemalong A17 chromosome 6, MtrunA17r5.0-ANR, whole genome shotgun sequence genome encodes:
- the LOC25497155 gene encoding box C/D snoRNA protein 1, producing MSTSVSQRKEQVENVSIKAIPKGLTKCEECKSNPSKYKCPGCSIQSCSLPCVKAHKTRTGCTGKRNQTQFVPISQFDDSILLSDYNLLEEVKRVAEAASRTRTKLGLYTYFKLPHYLKSLQHAAGSRSTKLLFLPNGMSKRENNRSRYDHRKKSIHWTIELRFHSTKVVLHDHGVNENTSFRSILEKHLKPSPWNHQLKEFCDDQLDCLKLFIRKYPKGPKSPFKELDMNAPIKQQLGNVVILEYPVVFVFLPSHSINFEVIKKVNPSLPKSLPKDSEVNLSPEGVSFREEVIEDDNNSDDPKVFDLMKDIELSSSHQVLTENMNSEKVPNDSLDKPVFEEDNDGNLSPASLMDKELEKLSEDVAFDFDEDFMDDAYSDLMSHLNPEDFLNFDNEFAEKDVNEIDFCRVIDEFPMPEELEEGEIQE from the exons ATGTCTACTTCAGTGTCCCAAAGAAAAGAACAAGTAGAGAACGTTTCCATTAAAGCTATCCCTAAAGGGCTAACCAAATGTGAAGAATGCAAATCGAACCCATCAAAATACAAGTGCCCTGGTTGCTCGATACAATCATGCAGTCTTCCTTGTGTAAAAGCTCACAAAACGCGTACTGGGTGTACTGGAAAGAGGAACCAGACTCAGTTTGTTCCCATTTCTCAGTTTGATGACAGTATCTTATTATCGG ATTATAATTTGCTGGAGGAAGTGAAGAGGGTGGCTGAAGCTGCTTCAAGAACGAGAACTAAGTTAGGCTTGTATACATATTTTAAGTTACCTCATTATCTCAAAAGCCTACAACATGCTGCTGGAAGCCGGAgcacaaaattattatttctccCTAATGGAATGTCAAAAAGAGAGAATAATCGGTCTCGATATGACCATAG GAAGAAGTCTATACATTGGACAATAGAATTGCGTTTTCACTCGACAAAGGTTGTTTTACACGATCACGG AGTTAATGAAAATACAAGCTTTCGCTCCATTCTAGAGAAACACCTCAAACCAAGTCCTTGGAACCATCAACTAAAGGAATTTTGCGATGACCAATTGGATTGTCTCAAGCTCTTCATCCGTAAATACCCAAAG GGTCCCAAGTCACCCTTCAAAGAGTTGGATATGAATGCACCAATTAAACAACAATTGGGAAATGTAGTCATTTTGGAGTATCCTGTTGTCTTTGTTTTCTTGCCGTCTCACAGTATCAATTTCGAAGTTATTAAGAAGGTCAATCCTAGTTTACCTAAATCACTTCCGAAAGATAGTGAGGTTAACCTTAGTCCGGAAGGTGTTTCATTTCGAGAAGAAGTAATAGAAGATGACAACAACTCTGATGATCCTAAGGTTTTTGATCTCATGAAGGACATTGAGTTAAGTTCATCACATCAAGTGCTTACCGAAAATATGAATTCTGAGAAAGTACCAAATGATTCATTAGATAAACCAGTGTTTGAAGAGGACAATGATGGTAATCTTTCACCTGCATCTCTGATGGACAAGGAACTAGAAAAATTGTCTGAAGATGTGGCATTTGACTTTGATGAAGATTTTATGGACGATGCCTATTCTGATCTTATGTCTCACTTGAATCCTGAAGACTTTCTCAATTTTGATAATGAATTTGCTGAGAAGGATGTAAACGAAATAGATTTTTGCCGTGTCATTGATGAGTTTCCCATGCCAGAGGAATTAGAGGAGGGGGAAATTCAAGAGTGA